The nucleotide window CTCTCCACAACCTCCTCATCGACAATGCAAACACAATAGCTAAGTTTGTTGGCCTCCTTTCAATCATACACATCAAACAAAACAAACTCACTTGATTTACCTTGTTATCCCCCTGTCCTCTACCAACCAACGTAGCTACGAGAATCTTGTGAATGTATCGATCAACTGGATCAGTGATATCACTCGCAACTGCCCCGGTAGAATACGACACTCTCGATATAGTGCTCCAGAACCTAGCTAACTCACCAACCTAAACACTATACCTACGCTTCTTCGTAAACACCCCTTGCAGACTAGTAAGAAACTCAGGGGTTCGCACCTCATCTTGTGTGTAAAACTGCGTAGCCACCACAAATTCCGGGATCATCATCTCATACGACAGCCCACCTAGAGCAAAGAACACTGCACCCTTTTCATTAAAGTTCCCCTGCTTGTAGTCAAATGTAGAATGGAACTCTAAAGTGATTTCCTTATACTGCCTCGCATCACAATCCAACACCCTCCTAAACTTCGGTCCTAACAATTGCTCAACCCTAGCCCTCGCCCCCAGGCGATCTAGCATCTCCCAGTCAATCCTCCTAAATGGTAGCAGCTCTACCGAGTACAGAGTAGCCAACCTCTGCGATTCCCCCGAATCTAACTCAAACTGTAACAAAGGACTATCCAAAATCCTCTCTGCCCATGAGGGACCCCCGATCCCGTATACTCAACCACCCTGACATACTGTGGCTGTTGCACCGGCTGTGCTTGTTCCTGCTGAACCGGTTCCCTTATTGTCGGGCCCCCTCTTGGGCGACTGGCTGGACCTCATTTCCTACTAGGTCGACTAGACGAACCATCGCCTGACATTCTGCAAAACAAATCAAGATTGGCAAGACAAGGCAAAGCAGATTATTAGTAGCGaactatttttggtatttttcaattttttaattcttttggatttttgatttttttaagaaaaattagattaaccgtatagcatttcattcgcggtttaattctgaaaataaagttaaaataaatGACCGGGTTACTTTTTACAATTGCTAAGTAATAACTAaactcgcccgaatggagattaaGTACGGGCGAGCCTAATTAAGTTGTACGTGCAAGTAAACCCAAAAACCgactaaactagactcaaaataCATGAATCAGTGTACACTACCTCCTCCCGGCACTTTAATTGTCCTCAATTAAATCCCTAGTGCCAAAACAAACCAATCATTGAGTGTCAACCGAATTAAAGTTTAAAACTTTATAATGGCATTAGTGAAAACGAGTCAAAATAGTGTATTAAATCTGAAGTTCATCTCAAAAATTACCAAACCGAATCCCCACACTCAATGTTACCAATCCGTAGATCATGATAGCACAAACATTGTGTCGAATGTACCAACCCGAGCCACCCGCAAACTGTAATCTATTGAAATACCCAAACCAAACCACCCGCAACCTCAAACAACCCCTAACCATGGCAAGATACCTGATTCAACCAAAACCTAACCCTAAAACTAACACTTAACTAAGTAAAAGCTAAAATACAGGACTCATAGTACAAAAATTACAGGAAAACATACCTTATATTCGAGTTAAGCAAGAAAAACTAGAAGAAATCCGGTTGAACTTGAAACCCCAAAGAAAAGTCCAGTTTTGATGGTGAAAAATGGTGGTATGATGGAAGAAATCGGTTATATAATGGTTATAGATGGGTTAGGAGTGTATTTTTGGTTAATAATGGCTGATTCACGGTGAATATGGTGGTGTATGGAGGGTTTACGGCGAGTGGGGAAGAAGAATTTAGGTCAAAAAGTTGGAtttgggggttaaaagtgtcTCGGCTGCAGAATAGGGTTCTGACGCCCCTCGACTTACGCACACATATAGCTTGTGGGCCGCCACCTTACGAAAATCATCCAGAGCTTTTGCTTTCTGACAGGCCGCGACAAATGGAGCTAAGTAACTCGCGCCCTGCCAGAGAGCCTTTTTCACAGTAAGTTTCATTGATTTATTGATTTCatgccttagaaaaattttgtGATCATTACCAAACCTCCCAATATTCAACCCAAAATTTTCCTATCACTTGAACTCACCTGGAAACTCGTTTTTCTGCCAATCCCTACACATCCTCGGTAATGAATCCCTGCAAATGACTCGAAACACAAAAACAAAGACCGAAACACTACCGAAAACAACCATTAGCTTACGAAAAATAATCAAAATTAACAAAAATACAAACGGTACAAACTCTACACTTGAGATCACTCAAGACACTACGCGGTGGTGTTTGGAATTTCTTCGATAGGAGTTTCCTCCCTCTCGGTCTTGTCAATCGGGCCACCTAAGTAATGCTTCAATCTATGGCCATTCACCTTCCAAGATCCTTTCGTAACTTCATCAAATAACTCAATCGCGCCATACGGGAACACCTCCTTCACAACATAAGGTCCCGTCCACTTCGACTTCAACTTTCCGGGAAATAATTTGAACTTTGACTTATAGAGAAGCACTTTATCACCAACTTTGAACTCTCTCAACCCCTTAAGCTTCCTATCATGCAACGCTTTCGTTTTGTCCTTGATATTCCATGAACGCTCATATGCCGCATCTCTAAGAGCCTCTAACTCATGGATTTGGAAGTACCTCCTCCTAGCCGCGGGAGTAAGATCAAGATTGACGGTTTTAAGAGCCCAAAGCACTCGGTGCTCTAATTCAACCGGGAGATGGCAAGCTTTGCCATAGACTATCATGAACGGTGTGGTCCCTAAAGGCGTTTTGTATGCGGTATGAAATGCCCCAAAGCATCATCAAGTTTTTTCGACCAATACTTACGACTCTTTCCCTCCATTTTCTCTAAAATTCTCTTCACTCCCCTATTTGCATTCTCTACTTGACCGTTCGTTTGTGGATGGTACGCGGTGGACAAACGGTGAGTAACTCCATAACGCTCCAATGCCTTCTCCATCACGACATTGCAAAAATGTGATCCTCGATCACTAATGATGGCTTTGGGTATACCGAATCTAGTAAACAACTTCTTCAAGAATTTCACCACCACCCGGGCATCGTTTGtaggcaaagcttgagcttcaACCCACTTTGAAACGTATTCTATCgccacgaggatgtacctattcccactCGAGGAGGGGAAAGATCCCATGAAGTCAATGCCCCAAACGTCAAAGATTTCAAGAATTTGAATGGGATTTTGAGGCATCTCATTCTTGGATGAAATATTGTCGGTCTGTTGGCAAGCATCGCACGTTCTAACGAATTCTAACGCATTCTCAACTACCGTAGGCCAAAAGAAACCGCAATCAAAGACCTTTTGTGCGGTAGTGTGCGCACCATGATGACCTCCCGTTAACCCTTCATTCACATGCCTAAGAATATCCAACCCCTCTTCCTTGCTAACACACCTCCTAAGAATGCGATCTACTCCTATCCTAAAGAGGTAAGGATCATCCCAAATATACTTCTTCGCATCCCTAATCAACTTCCTTCTTTGTTtggcattcatatctttcatcaCATACCCATTAGCAAGATAATTCGCCATATCACTAAACCACGATAACCCTTCTTTCTCCACCAACACAAAATCTATAGACTCGTGAGGGAATTTATCTCCTATCGCCTCCTCACGAATCTCTTCTCTACTCGGATCCTCTAAACGCGAAAGGTGATCCGCCGCAACATTTTCCGCTCCTTTCTTATCCCTAATCTATATGTCAAACTCGGAAAGGAGTAGAATCCAACGGATAAGACGGGGCTTAGCATCTTTCTTTTGAAAAAGATAGCGCAAAGCCGCATGATCGATGAATACTATAGTCTTGGAAAGCACAAGGTATGACCGGAACTTATCAAAAGCAAAGACAACGGAAATTAGTTCCTTCTCGGTCGTAGTGTAATTCTCTTGGGCGTCATTGAGGGTTTTAATCATGTATTAGATCGGGTGAAATTGATTCTCCCATCTTTGACCCAAGACCGCCCCGACCGCGTAGTCGCTCGCGTCGCACATGAGCTCAAAGGGTAAGCTCCAATCGGGGGATACAATAATGGGCGCACTCACGAGTGTCTCTTTAAGGGAATCGAACGCTTTAAGACACTCCTCATCAAAGACAAATGGGACATCCTTCTCAAGGAGTCGAGTCATGGGGcgagtgattttggaaaaatccttaataaaacGCCTATAAAAGCCCGCATGAACTAGGAAACTACGGATGGACTTGACACTAGTCGGGGGAGGGAGCCTACGAATTGTATCTATTTTGGCATGATCTACCTCTATCCCAACTCTAGAAATCTTATGCCCTAAGACAATCTCCTCCGTAACCATGAACTGACACTTTTCCCAATTAAGCATCAACTTCGTCTCAACACACCTCTTCATCATTCTCGCTAAATTCCCTAAACAATGATCAAACGAATCGCCATATACCGAGAAATCGTCCATAAAAACCTCCATAGAGCTCTCTACCATGTCTTGAAAAATCGCTATCATGCATCGTTGGAATGTAGCCGGAGAGTTACATAGCCCAAAAGGCATCCGTCGGTATGCATATGTGCCGTATGGACATGTGAACgtcgtcttttcttggtcttccgGCGCGATAGGGATTTGGAAATAGCCGGAAAAACCATCAGGGAAACAATAGAATTGTTGCCCCGCAAGACGCTCTAGCATTTGATCGATAAATGGGAGTGGGAAGTGGTCTTTCCAGGTGGCGtcattgagcttgcggtagtcaatacacacacGCCAACCGGTGACCGTACGAGAAGGGATTAGCTCGTTTTTCTCGTTCACGACAACAGTCATCCCCCCCTTCTTGGGAACAACTTGAGTAGGGCTCACCCATGAAGAATCGGATATGGGATAAATCAAACCGGCTTCCATAAGCTTCAACACTTCTTTTCTAACAACCTATTTCATGTTGGGATTTAGGCGCCTTTGAGGTTACACCATCGGTTTAAATTTATCCTCTATAAGAATACGGTGGGTACAAAAAGTGAGGCTAATCCCCTTAATATCGGATAACTTCCAAGAAATCGCCTCCTTGTGCTCCTTTAGCACCTAAACTAATTTCCCCTTCTCCTCCTCCGTCAATCTAGAAGAGATAATGACGGGCATACTAGAATTTCCCCTAAGAAAGCATACTCTAGGTGGGACGGGAGAACCTTAAGCTCGAGGGGTGGAGTATCTACGGGTTTACTCTCACTCTTTTCTTTAATCTCACAAAGTTCTAAGGTTTCGGGAACCCAAGACGAATCTACCTCCTCACCCTCATCAACAACCTCCTCTTCAACTTCTCCCTCACTAACTAGATCGGCCCCACTAATGAAATCTATGCACCTATCAACGCACGAGATGAATGCATCTAGAAAGTAAACGGAGTGACATGGACCGCTAGAATCATCGTTACCACTAGGATATTGCATGGCTCTATCTATCTCAAAGGTAACTATCTCATCGCCCGCTCGAAGTGAAATCTTACCGTCAAAGACGTCGATGACGTCCTTTGCGGTTCGAAGGAAAGGACGGTCAAGAATGATCGGTACTTTCTCATCGGCCTCCAAGTCTAAAACCATGAAGTCTACGGGAAACACGAACTTATCTACCTTAACAAGCAAATTCTCTATGACTCCACGAGGATACATGACCGATCGATCGGCCAAGGACTATGACATACGCGTGGGTGTAAGCTCTCCTAACCCTAGCTTCTCATAAAGAGAAAATGGCATCAAATTGATGCTAGCACCTAAGTCGGCTAAGGAATGGGCGGGGGTAACGCCATCCCCGAAGAAGCAAGGAATGGTGAATGTACCCGGGTTGGTTAATTTCTCCGGTAGCTTATTCAAGACCACCGCGGAACAACCTCGAGTCAATGGAATGTTGGAAAGCTCACCTTTCCTATCCTTACGTTTGAGAAGGTCCTTAAGGAATTTGGCGTATTTAGGAATGGACTGTAAGGCTTCGATGAAAGGAAGGTTGATTTTTAGTTGCTTGAACATTTCTAAAAATTGctcatattccttagcatatttttGATGCTTAAGGCAGGCGGGGTAAGGAACACGTGAATGATTAACTAACGGTGAAGGCCTAACCCCTATGGGACGTTTTTCAACACTCTTTTCTACTTGAGGCTCCTGagtgtgtgcggtacttgctgggtcTAGCCTATGTTGCATCTTACCGGGAGCTTCCATCTCTATCTCCTCGTCTACCTCTTCCTCATCCTCTATCTCAACACTCTCTCTAACTACCTCCCCTAAACTCTTTCCACTACGGGTAGTAATAGCCTTAGCTGAATGGTTAATCGGGTTCGGGTAGGTATTTCCTGAAAATTGACCAGGTGAGTTCTCTTGTAACTGGTTAGCTAAACCACCTACCTGTCGCTGAAGGACTAAGAGTGCGGATTGTTGGTTTTTATTGTGAAGctcttgatttttatttatttgctCTTGATTTTTAGCGAAATTACCAAATTCGGTAAGTTTCCTGTGTAGCCTGATCTCTCACCATCAACTGAGCAAACATCTCCTCAATCCTACTTAGACTACCCTCCGAACCCTTACCACTACCTTGACCCACTTGATTTGACCCCCCACTAGCAAATTGACCCCTTGAACCTGAACCACTAAACTGACCTCCCTGACCTGAACCTCCACTAGTGTATAGACCAGGCCCCCTATTTTGATACTGACCAGATGGAAAACCAGAAAGGTTACCGGAAGAGCGGAAGCCACTATTATTGCCACTACCACGCCAGTTGGAGTTataattagaattattattattaaacggACCCCTAGACTGACTGGCTATAAACTCTACCTATTCGAGTGTAAGTGTGGGACAATCTATCGTATCATGGCCTCCCCTACAAACCTCACATCTATCGACCTTTTTCTTAATCTCATTTAACTCTTGTTTAAAATATTTCTCCATCTTCTCTAGAGCAGCAGCTACCGATGAATCCAAGCCAACTTGGTTTACCCCTTGAGCGGCCGAGGAGGTAGTCACAGGAGTGGAAGTCCGGCTGGTAGTGCTATAGTCCATGTCAGAATGGGCGAAACTCTTAAACAAATCATTGCACTCATTAACTGTCTTTTTACCCATGAGTTGCCCTCCAGCAGAAGTATCGAAACGGGCTTTGATCTCGGGGGTGAGACCATTGTAGAACTTTTCTACGAGTGCCTAATTTGACAAACCATGATGAGAACAACGAGAAATCAGAGTTTGGAATCTCTCCCAAGCCAGGTGATAAGGCTCATCAGGCTCCATTCGGAACAAATGGATCTGATCGCGTGGACGAGATGCTTTGGCAGGTGGGAAATATAAAGCTAAGAAATCATCTCGTAATCCTGCCCAGGTGGTGAAACTTCCCGCTGGCTACGCGACCAGCGAGAGAAAATGGGAAAACCTGAAGATACCTGGCATCTAGATTAACACCCTCAATAGAGAAGGTGCTACAAAGGCGGGTGATTTGGTTGATGTAGGCGGGAGTATCCTCATCATCACGGTTGTGGAATTGGCACGAGTTAGTGATGGCCGTCATGATGTAGGACGGGATTTGCCAGGACCTATCATTAGCAATGTGGGGAAGGGTGATGGGTAAATTAGCACCGGTGAAGCCGGTGGTGGCTTGTTCGTAAACGGTTCTATTGGCCATTTGAGTATTGGGTGTAGGACTAGGTGTACGGGAATGGGAAGGTGGTGGGGAGTTGTGGGGTGACGACTTCGGGGTAAAGTCAAAGGCTGGTGGTTTAGATTAGAGTGTAGAGTCAGAAGTGGCGAAAGAAGAAGTAGAAGATTTACTAACCTTTAAACTAGAAGACGAGAAGGCAAACTTGTCGAGCGGCGGCTTCGGTGGTCCCTGAGAATGTGTATGGGGCATTCACTACAAAACCGAAAATAAACAAGTAAGATGGCTCTAACAAAAGActctaaaataataaaaaaaaacactagGACTATTTAGACTCCTACGACTCGAAAACACACAAATAGCATGTAATGATATCAGATGAAGTCAAAACAAAGTAATCAACACAATTGCCAAGAATcctcggcaacggcgccaaaaacttgatgtgctaaaaagtagtttaataaaataaactaaattaaCCTATTTCTAGACTCTAAGTAATACTCTAGACTCACTAAGACACACTAAACTACTAACCGACAAGTGTACCGATCGACTCTAGTATAGATAATGTAAGTCTggatatcgaacccacgagactctatcGAATTACAATAACGACTCTATTTAGACTAGACTGACAAGGACTGAActattttgtttgtttgatgggggggggggttctaaaaatcctaagaaagcaattaaattaaactaattaactACGTTAACTAAAACAAATTACTTTGGGTTTTTACTCAAACGGTGAAAATACTACCTAGACTCGAATCCTGGTTGCTTTTAGTTATGGATTTTATTTGAAAGTTGATTATTATGGACCGGGATCGTTAGATGCTAAACCTCTCGAGTTACCAACTAATCTTCCTAACCCTTCTCAAGAACACATTAAGGCACCCTAAAGGCTGTTACGGTTACCGGTAAATTAGACTCCTTGTC belongs to Helianthus annuus cultivar XRQ/B chromosome 5, HanXRQr2.0-SUNRISE, whole genome shotgun sequence and includes:
- the LOC110943544 gene encoding uncharacterized protein LOC110943544, with the protein product MIVYGKACHLPVELEHRVLWALKTVNLDLTPAARRRYFQIHELEALRDAAYERSWNIKDKTKALHDRKLKGLREFKVGDKVLLYKSKFKLFPGKLKSKWTGPYVVKEVFPYGAIELFDEVTKGSWKVNGHRLKHYLGGPIDKTEREETPIEEIPNTTA
- the LOC110943543 gene encoding uncharacterized protein LOC110943543, with translation MANRTVYEQATTGFTGANLPITLPHIANDRSWQIPSYIMTAITNSCQFHNRDDEDTPAYINQITRLCSTFSIEGVNLDARYLQALVEKFYNGLTPEIKARFDTSAGGQLMGKKTVNECNDLFKSFAHSDMDYSTTSRTSTPVTTSSAAQGVNQVGLDSSVAAALEKMEKYFKQELNEIKKKVDRCEVEFIASQSRGPFNNNNSNYNSNWRGSGNNSGFRSSGNLSGFPSGQYQNRGPGLYTSGGSGQGGQFSGSGSRGQFASGGSNQVGQGSGKGSEGSLSRIEEMFAQLMRQVGGLANQLQENSPGQFSGNTYPNPINHSAKAITTRSGKSLGEVVRESVEIEDEEEVDEEIEMEAPGKMQHRLDPASTAHTQEPQVEKSVEKRPIGVRPSPLVNHSRVPYPACLKHQKYAKEYEQFLEMFKQLKINLPFIEALQSIPKYAKFLKDLLKRKDRKGELSNIPLTRGCSAVVLNKLPEKLTNPGTFTIPCFFGDGVTPAHSLADLGASINLMPFSLYEKLGLGELTPTRMS